In Bacillus sp. SB49, a single window of DNA contains:
- a CDS encoding DNA translocase FtsK, whose amino-acid sequence MWKDIKSKMKKWFENDEAEEKKPLHNKDERFTNERQEVNARTKMTYRYPKQGEFRFPVIPDRPKHPSASVEEEEKTLENRPVRRQRPFGEQKKQEEPVRRKQRKQEEEQELPETTSVPFTPTDVPSPIYGYQARQMTKGLETLEYAVEEEQQKGFYTNSYDEKQWQELRKRMRIRMDEPEPQRPVTESENQIPTVEELADEEIKEKSNVEEAASLELETPQEEAARGDDMESFQKAVQGFDNASDEPSQVETPARSEEVDSKENDPLEAHESEPLIDREPEEPFTGLLMLDEEEVPETEEGAHEDVEQPLEDPAPSYQDSVSEADLPVSHDEEEVYEGDSSRIREEEMITEEELVDRVETEDNSIAETPESTIPSVTEEDENISEDKPEDHEAVEVSDEKPVEEKPKRRVPFNVLMTPRDKRTRDHQPVPPQNKKVELKEEERKVESNREMKQDSLPQETDDKPGHVREEYVTPLHLLEDPVRPTSDDDSWIKEQMELLETTLRHFHVRANVVNAMKGPTVTRFEVQPEPGVKVSKITNLADDIKLSMAAKDIRIEAPIPGKQAVGIEVPNKRSQMVGLQEIFESEAFQEDPSPLAVGLGLDIGGDSIVTNLKKMPHGLIAGATGSGKSVCINTILISLLYKAHHEDVKFMLIDPKMVELAPYNDLPHLVSPVITDVKAATTALKWAVKEMEERYEKFVKEGVRDVERYNDKIMKQGRKSEKMPYLVIVIDELADLMMMSPQDVEDAICRIAQKARACGIHLLLATQRPSVDVITGLIKANIPTRIAFSVSSQVDSRTIIDSSGAEKLLGKGDMLFVENGSGQPLRIQGAFVSDDEIERVTAYVKKVAPPRYLFHQDELIQQVASEEDTDELFDEAVSFVVEQNGASASLIQRRFKVGYNRAARLIDQMETYGIISEQKGSKPRDILLTRQQIDEMME is encoded by the coding sequence ATGTGGAAAGACATTAAAAGCAAAATGAAAAAATGGTTTGAAAATGATGAGGCAGAAGAGAAGAAGCCGTTACATAATAAAGACGAACGATTTACGAATGAACGCCAGGAAGTCAATGCAAGGACGAAGATGACGTATCGTTATCCAAAACAGGGGGAGTTTCGTTTTCCTGTCATTCCGGATCGTCCAAAACATCCCTCCGCATCGGTGGAGGAGGAAGAAAAAACATTAGAGAACCGTCCTGTCAGAAGGCAGCGTCCTTTTGGGGAACAGAAGAAACAGGAAGAACCTGTGCGAAGAAAGCAGCGAAAACAGGAGGAAGAACAGGAACTGCCGGAAACAACATCGGTACCGTTTACTCCTACAGATGTGCCGTCGCCGATCTATGGGTACCAGGCCAGACAAATGACGAAGGGCTTGGAAACACTGGAGTATGCAGTAGAAGAAGAGCAGCAGAAAGGGTTCTATACTAACTCCTATGACGAGAAGCAATGGCAGGAGTTAAGAAAACGTATGAGGATTCGGATGGATGAACCGGAGCCGCAGAGACCGGTGACAGAATCAGAAAACCAGATCCCTACCGTGGAAGAGCTTGCGGATGAAGAGATAAAAGAAAAAAGTAACGTGGAAGAAGCAGCCTCCTTGGAACTCGAGACTCCTCAAGAAGAAGCGGCACGTGGGGACGATATGGAATCGTTTCAGAAAGCAGTACAGGGGTTCGATAACGCTTCCGATGAGCCGTCACAAGTAGAGACTCCTGCACGCTCAGAAGAGGTAGACTCGAAGGAAAACGATCCGTTGGAAGCGCACGAATCCGAACCACTTATAGACAGGGAACCGGAGGAACCTTTCACGGGTCTGCTGATGTTGGATGAAGAGGAAGTGCCTGAGACAGAAGAAGGTGCACATGAAGATGTGGAACAGCCGTTGGAGGACCCCGCCCCTTCTTATCAGGACTCCGTCTCAGAAGCAGACCTACCTGTCAGTCATGATGAAGAAGAGGTTTATGAGGGCGATTCATCACGGATACGGGAAGAGGAAATGATTACAGAAGAAGAGCTTGTAGATCGAGTGGAAACAGAGGATAACTCAATAGCAGAAACGCCTGAGTCCACCATTCCTTCCGTGACAGAAGAGGATGAAAACATTTCTGAGGACAAGCCTGAAGATCATGAAGCCGTGGAAGTGTCCGATGAAAAGCCTGTCGAGGAGAAGCCGAAGCGGCGTGTGCCATTCAACGTATTAATGACTCCTAGAGACAAAAGGACCCGGGATCATCAGCCGGTACCGCCTCAGAACAAGAAAGTAGAATTGAAGGAAGAGGAACGGAAAGTGGAATCGAATCGAGAAATGAAACAAGATTCTCTTCCACAGGAAACGGATGATAAACCCGGACATGTAAGAGAAGAATACGTTACTCCTCTTCATCTGCTGGAGGATCCGGTCCGTCCTACTTCAGATGATGACAGCTGGATTAAAGAACAGATGGAGCTTTTGGAAACGACGCTGCGTCATTTCCATGTACGCGCAAACGTCGTCAATGCAATGAAAGGCCCGACGGTTACCAGATTTGAAGTGCAGCCGGAGCCGGGTGTGAAAGTAAGCAAAATAACCAACCTCGCTGATGACATTAAATTAAGCATGGCAGCGAAAGATATTCGTATCGAAGCCCCTATTCCGGGGAAACAGGCGGTTGGAATCGAAGTACCTAATAAACGCTCTCAGATGGTGGGACTCCAGGAAATTTTTGAATCAGAAGCTTTCCAGGAAGATCCATCACCGCTTGCGGTTGGTCTCGGTCTCGATATCGGCGGTGATTCCATCGTGACCAATTTGAAGAAAATGCCACACGGCCTCATTGCGGGAGCGACTGGTTCAGGAAAGAGTGTATGTATCAACACGATTTTGATCAGTTTATTATATAAAGCCCACCATGAGGATGTTAAGTTCATGCTGATTGATCCAAAGATGGTGGAGCTCGCACCATACAATGATCTTCCGCACCTTGTCTCCCCTGTGATCACGGATGTGAAGGCAGCAACAACTGCTTTGAAATGGGCAGTGAAAGAGATGGAAGAGCGATATGAGAAATTCGTGAAGGAAGGCGTTCGGGATGTGGAACGCTATAATGATAAAATCATGAAGCAAGGGCGTAAATCAGAGAAGATGCCGTATCTGGTCATTGTGATCGATGAGCTTGCCGACCTCATGATGATGTCCCCGCAGGATGTCGAGGATGCGATCTGCAGAATCGCCCAAAAGGCAAGGGCATGTGGAATTCATCTGCTTCTTGCCACGCAGCGTCCTTCTGTGGATGTTATTACAGGATTAATCAAAGCAAATATACCGACAAGAATTGCTTTCAGTGTTTCATCTCAAGTCGATTCCAGAACAATCATCGACTCTTCCGGAGCGGAAAAACTGCTGGGTAAGGGAGATATGCTGTTCGTTGAAAACGGTTCGGGCCAGCCATTGCGAATACAGGGGGCTTTCGTTTCCGATGACGAAATTGAGCGCGTGACTGCCTACGTCAAAAAGGTGGCTCCACCGCGGTATTTGTTCCATCAGGATGAATTGATCCAGCAGGTGGCATCGGAAGAGGACACGGATGAGCTGTTTGATGAAGCTGTTTCCTTTGTTGTCGAACAGAACGGTGCGAGCGCTTCACTCATCCAGCGACGATTTAAAGTCGGGTATAACCGTGCTGCCAGACTGATTGATCAAATGGAAACATACGGGATTATTTCTGAACAAAAAGGAAGCAAGCCGAGAGACATTTTATTGACGAGACAGCAGATCGACGAAATGATGGAGTGA
- the ytpR gene encoding YtpR family tRNA-binding protein, with translation MHVFYNRQGIGDVLIIPVKEGDREEIKQEAFGDVVKITDKRDGSLLGYNIFNASEYFNLEGQGKIRLTEEMLAPIKDLFTKNQLNDVLNFDLSPKFVVGFVKEKAPHENADKLSVCQVDVGEETLQIVCGAPNVAEGQKVVVAKVGATMPSGMKIKDAKLRGVPSSGMICSAKELDLPDAPKEKGILVLEDHYEVGQTFEV, from the coding sequence ATGCACGTATTTTACAATCGTCAAGGAATCGGAGATGTTCTGATCATCCCTGTTAAAGAGGGAGATCGCGAAGAAATCAAACAGGAAGCATTTGGAGATGTGGTGAAGATCACGGACAAAAGGGACGGATCGCTTTTAGGCTACAATATATTCAACGCTTCGGAATACTTCAACCTTGAAGGTCAGGGAAAGATCAGACTTACCGAAGAGATGCTTGCCCCGATTAAAGATCTTTTCACGAAAAACCAATTGAACGACGTCCTCAATTTCGATCTATCCCCGAAATTCGTTGTCGGATTTGTGAAAGAGAAGGCACCCCATGAGAATGCGGACAAGTTAAGCGTCTGCCAAGTGGATGTAGGAGAAGAGACGCTTCAAATTGTCTGTGGTGCCCCAAACGTAGCAGAGGGTCAAAAAGTGGTCGTTGCTAAAGTAGGAGCGACGATGCCAAGCGGAATGAAGATTAAAGACGCTAAGTTGAGAGGAGTTCCTTCTTCCGGTATGATTTGTTCCGCCAAAGAGCTGGATCTGCCGGACGCTCCGAAAGAAAAAGGCATTCTAGTGCTGGAGGACCATTACGAAGTCGGTCAGACTTTTGAAGTTTAA
- a CDS encoding DUF1444 domain-containing protein, whose protein sequence is MKMTSIKLKKKLEERLNHAEWKTVFNRDKDTFRVEWAETGKGITITLPNVIAKFQQRGEEALDELEDHVQEALRVMNEEHTLSGKEKQIYPVIRAASFPTEDKGKQLVYAEHTAETRIYYALDLGKSYKLIDEDMLQEEGWSLDRIKEVAGFNVRSLPVEMKKDTVYGNDFYFHSARDGYDASRILNEALLEKLKAECKGELAISIPHQDVIIFADVQNPEGYDILAQMAMKFFAEGTVPVTSLSFLYEDKELEPIFILAQKKPKRDRKED, encoded by the coding sequence ATGAAGATGACAAGTATTAAATTGAAGAAAAAATTGGAAGAACGCTTAAATCATGCAGAATGGAAGACGGTCTTTAACAGGGATAAAGATACGTTTCGTGTAGAATGGGCAGAAACCGGTAAGGGCATTACCATCACTCTCCCGAACGTCATTGCTAAATTCCAGCAGCGCGGAGAGGAAGCTCTTGACGAGTTGGAAGATCATGTTCAGGAAGCCCTCCGGGTCATGAATGAAGAACATACGCTCTCCGGGAAAGAGAAGCAGATCTATCCAGTCATCCGAGCGGCTTCCTTCCCTACAGAGGACAAGGGAAAGCAGCTTGTATATGCGGAACACACAGCGGAGACAAGAATCTATTATGCACTGGATTTGGGTAAGTCCTATAAACTGATTGATGAAGACATGCTGCAAGAAGAAGGATGGTCTCTCGATCGGATCAAGGAAGTGGCGGGATTTAATGTTCGCTCCCTGCCGGTGGAGATGAAGAAGGATACCGTCTATGGCAATGATTTTTACTTCCATTCCGCACGTGACGGCTACGATGCCAGCCGAATTCTCAATGAAGCACTACTCGAAAAACTGAAAGCCGAATGTAAGGGAGAGCTTGCTATCAGCATCCCGCATCAGGACGTCATTATTTTTGCGGATGTCCAAAACCCCGAGGGTTATGATATATTAGCTCAGATGGCTATGAAATTCTTTGCGGAAGGAACGGTTCCTGTCACTTCCCTGTCCTTCTTATATGAGGATAAAGAACTGGAGCCGATTTTCATCCTGGCGCAGAAGAAACCGAAACGAGACCGAAAGGAAGATTAA
- a CDS encoding thioredoxin family protein yields the protein MITLESDQQLKDLIEEKPVILLFSADWCPDCRVIEPFLPELEEKYADWTFVYVDRDQFIHVCAENDVFGIPSFLAFRDGEEVGRFVSKDRKSQEEIEDFLIQVSR from the coding sequence ATGATTACATTAGAATCTGATCAACAATTGAAAGATTTGATAGAAGAGAAACCGGTTATCCTGCTGTTTTCTGCAGACTGGTGTCCGGACTGTCGGGTAATTGAACCGTTTCTTCCGGAATTGGAAGAAAAATATGCTGATTGGACCTTCGTTTACGTAGACCGTGATCAATTCATCCACGTCTGCGCCGAAAACGATGTCTTCGGAATTCCGAGTTTCCTTGCTTTCCGTGATGGGGAAGAAGTAGGAAGGTTCGTCAGCAAAGATCGTAAATCTCAAGAAGAGATTGAGGACTTTCTCATACAAGTAAGCAGATAA
- a CDS encoding PTS transporter subunit IIC, which translates to MKDFLTRKGVHISVQSYLITALSYMALGLFSSLIIGLIIKTLGEQTSLGPLSQSFIEMGTLAMDTKIWGGAIGAAIAYGLKAPPLVIFAALFSGAAGAEAGGPAGSYIAALAATEFGKLVSKETKIDIILTPFITIVIGFMVGSWIGAPIGGFMTGLGEVINWATQQQPLWMGIVVAVLMGLALTAPISSLAIALMLSLDGVAAGAATVGCAAQMIGFATISYRDNGIGGALAQGIGTSMLQVANIVKHPLILLPPTIAGAVLAPVATVWLTMENNAAGAGMGTSGFVGQIMTFETMGFSWSVFGMILFLHLIGPALISYIIAIAFRRKGWIKPGDMTIDYE; encoded by the coding sequence GTGAAAGATTTTCTAACAAGAAAAGGAGTACATATATCGGTTCAATCATATTTGATAACCGCCCTCAGCTATATGGCACTTGGGTTGTTTTCATCCTTGATCATCGGATTAATTATCAAGACGCTTGGTGAACAAACAAGTCTTGGTCCCCTTTCGCAGTCGTTTATAGAAATGGGGACGCTTGCGATGGATACGAAGATATGGGGAGGTGCGATCGGAGCGGCGATTGCCTATGGATTAAAAGCACCTCCTTTAGTCATTTTTGCAGCTTTGTTCAGCGGAGCGGCCGGGGCGGAGGCCGGCGGTCCGGCGGGGAGCTATATCGCTGCTCTCGCTGCCACAGAATTCGGTAAACTAGTAAGCAAAGAAACGAAAATTGATATTATTCTCACGCCGTTCATCACGATCGTTATCGGATTTATGGTCGGCTCTTGGATCGGAGCTCCGATCGGTGGTTTTATGACGGGGCTAGGAGAAGTCATCAATTGGGCAACGCAGCAGCAGCCGTTATGGATGGGAATCGTTGTCGCTGTCTTGATGGGCCTGGCATTGACGGCTCCGATTTCCAGCCTTGCCATTGCCCTTATGCTGTCACTCGATGGCGTAGCAGCCGGAGCGGCGACCGTGGGCTGCGCTGCCCAGATGATCGGGTTCGCGACCATCAGTTATCGAGATAACGGCATAGGAGGAGCGCTTGCTCAGGGAATCGGAACGTCGATGCTTCAAGTAGCGAACATTGTAAAACATCCGCTGATCCTTCTTCCTCCAACGATCGCTGGTGCTGTGCTGGCACCTGTGGCAACCGTATGGCTTACAATGGAAAATAATGCAGCAGGGGCTGGAATGGGAACAAGCGGCTTTGTAGGTCAAATCATGACATTCGAAACGATGGGATTCTCCTGGAGTGTTTTTGGCATGATCCTCTTCCTTCACCTGATCGGTCCGGCTTTGATCAGCTATATTATTGCCATCGCCTTCCGGAGGAAAGGGTGGATCAAGCCGGGAGACATGACGATTGATTATGAGTGA
- a CDS encoding YtoQ family protein, which yields MELTVYLAGQIHDDWRLQLKKKAEEKGLPIHFVGPQENHDRSDDIGEAILGKQPDKLYRDDAASSVNNFRTQVLLNKSDAVIALFGESYKQWNTAMDASAAIHLQKPLILIRPESLIHPLKELSNKADVTVETMEEALEVLAYVYE from the coding sequence ATGGAGTTAACCGTTTACTTAGCGGGACAGATTCATGACGACTGGCGCCTTCAATTGAAAAAGAAAGCAGAGGAAAAAGGGCTGCCGATTCACTTCGTAGGACCACAGGAAAACCACGATCGTTCTGATGATATCGGAGAAGCCATACTCGGAAAGCAGCCGGACAAACTGTACCGGGATGACGCAGCTTCCAGCGTGAACAACTTCCGCACACAGGTTCTCTTGAACAAATCAGACGCCGTCATTGCATTATTCGGTGAATCGTACAAACAATGGAATACGGCTATGGATGCAAGTGCAGCGATCCATCTGCAGAAACCACTGATCCTTATTCGCCCTGAGTCGTTAATACACCCATTGAAGGAACTCTCGAATAAAGCAGATGTGACGGTCGAAACCATGGAAGAGGCTTTAGAAGTTCTCGCCTACGTGTACGAATAA
- a CDS encoding DUF84 family protein → MKIYVGSKNPTKVESVKRIFPEMEIVGIEVESKVAAQPFSDEETLEGAINRARECASQNKADLGIGLEGGVMEIEDDLYLCNWGALVDEKENVYTASGARIMLPEEIKAGLERGKELGELMDVYADKHEVRKNEGAVGIFTNGIIDRAEMFTHVVKLLKGQWEYDRQMNK, encoded by the coding sequence GTGAAAATATATGTAGGATCAAAGAATCCAACGAAAGTAGAATCGGTTAAACGCATATTTCCGGAGATGGAAATCGTGGGAATCGAAGTAGAGTCTAAAGTGGCTGCTCAGCCTTTTTCTGATGAAGAGACATTGGAAGGTGCCATTAATCGTGCCCGAGAATGTGCCTCCCAGAATAAAGCAGACCTCGGCATCGGCCTTGAAGGCGGCGTGATGGAAATCGAGGATGATCTCTATCTTTGTAATTGGGGAGCGCTCGTAGATGAGAAAGAGAATGTATACACCGCGAGCGGTGCCAGAATCATGCTTCCGGAAGAAATTAAAGCCGGCCTGGAAAGAGGAAAAGAACTGGGCGAACTGATGGATGTATATGCAGATAAGCACGAGGTCCGAAAAAATGAAGGGGCTGTCGGCATTTTTACAAATGGGATCATCGATCGTGCCGAAATGTTTACCCACGTAGTGAAACTTTTGAAGGGGCAGTGGGAATACGACAGACAGATGAACAAATAA
- a CDS encoding M42 family metallopeptidase — translation MNQETRTLFKTLTELPGAPGNEHLVRSFMKEELGKYSDSIVQDNLGGVFGVKEGEGPTVMVAGHMDEVGFMVTQITGNGMLRFQPLGGWWNQVMLAQRVQIITDKGPVVGVIGSIPPHNLTPEQRKRPMEVKNMVIDIGADDREDAEKIGIKPGQPIVPICPFTPMANEKKIMAKAWDNRYGCGLSIELLKELQGEKLPNKLYSGATVQEEVGLRGAQVAANMINPDIFYALDASPANDMSGDKKEFGQLGKGALLRIFDRTMITHKGMRDFILDTAETNDIPYQYFISQGGTDAGRVHMSNNGVPSAVVGICSRYIHTSSSIIHVDDYEAAKELIVKLVRSTDQNTLDQIKQNG, via the coding sequence ATGAATCAAGAAACACGCACTCTTTTTAAGACATTGACAGAGCTCCCTGGTGCACCGGGGAACGAACATCTTGTACGTTCATTTATGAAGGAGGAGCTGGGTAAATATTCAGATTCTATCGTTCAGGACAACTTGGGCGGCGTTTTTGGTGTCAAAGAAGGCGAAGGCCCGACCGTAATGGTTGCAGGTCATATGGATGAAGTAGGATTCATGGTAACTCAAATCACGGGTAACGGGATGCTTCGGTTCCAGCCGCTCGGAGGTTGGTGGAACCAGGTAATGCTGGCACAGCGTGTCCAAATCATTACCGACAAGGGACCGGTAGTCGGAGTTATCGGCTCCATTCCTCCTCACAATCTCACACCGGAACAAAGGAAGCGGCCGATGGAAGTAAAAAATATGGTGATCGACATCGGTGCGGATGACAGGGAAGACGCGGAGAAAATCGGCATCAAACCGGGCCAGCCGATTGTACCGATCTGTCCTTTTACTCCTATGGCTAATGAGAAGAAGATCATGGCGAAAGCATGGGATAACCGGTACGGATGTGGTTTGTCCATTGAGCTGTTAAAAGAACTGCAGGGGGAAAAGCTTCCAAACAAATTATACTCTGGCGCTACGGTCCAGGAAGAAGTCGGTCTGAGGGGAGCTCAAGTTGCTGCCAATATGATCAATCCGGATATTTTCTATGCGCTGGATGCTTCTCCTGCAAACGATATGAGTGGAGATAAGAAGGAATTCGGTCAACTTGGTAAAGGGGCGCTTCTCCGTATTTTCGACCGGACAATGATTACTCATAAAGGTATGCGAGATTTCATTTTGGATACAGCGGAAACGAACGATATTCCGTATCAATACTTTATTTCCCAAGGTGGAACGGATGCCGGCAGGGTCCACATGTCTAATAATGGAGTCCCTTCTGCTGTCGTCGGAATATGCTCCCGATACATTCATACTTCCTCGTCCATCATTCACGTGGATGATTACGAAGCAGCAAAAGAGTTGATTGTGAAGCTCGTACGCTCTACAGATCAGAATACGCTGGACCAAATAAAACAAAATGGCTGA
- a CDS encoding PepSY domain-containing protein codes for MNWKKVAIAAGVGALAGYVIKEQVSNSQGVTPEKALKIAKEAFKKQGPISGSWVYMQPEELNKNGIHYDVYRGGIAKNKDGETSQFEFYIDTETGTIVDVAETTA; via the coding sequence ATGAACTGGAAAAAAGTTGCAATAGCTGCCGGTGTAGGAGCATTGGCTGGCTACGTAATCAAAGAACAAGTAAGCAATAGTCAAGGTGTCACACCAGAGAAAGCTTTGAAAATCGCCAAGGAAGCATTTAAGAAACAGGGACCTATCAGTGGTTCATGGGTGTACATGCAGCCGGAAGAACTGAACAAAAACGGCATCCACTATGATGTGTACCGTGGAGGTATCGCAAAGAACAAAGACGGCGAAACATCGCAGTTTGAGTTCTACATCGATACGGAAACCGGTACGATCGTAGATGTCGCAGAAACTACTGCTTAA